One Gossypium arboreum isolate Shixiya-1 chromosome 13, ASM2569848v2, whole genome shotgun sequence genomic window, TCTTCCACAAACACCTCCTCGCTATCTTTTAACTCAAATTTACACAAACCAATGGCTCCAACACTTGCTGATCCATTCAATGATTCTTCTGCTCTCATTAACTTTGTTATTAACCAAGGGAATGGAGTGAAGGGTTTGTCCGAACTGGGTCTTAAAGCCCTCCCTAAGCAGTATATCCAACCTTTGGAAGAGAGGATGTGCATGACTAGTTTCGTACCCCAAGGGTCAATTCCTATCATTGATATGTCAAACTGGGAAGATCCCAACGTAGCGAAATCTATTTGTGATGCTGCTTCGGAATGGGGCTTCTTTCAGATTGTTAATCATGATGTGCCTGTTGAAGTGTTGGAGAATGTTAAAGATGCTACTTATAACTTCTTTAGATTGCCAGCTGAGGTTAAAAATAAGTATTCGAAGGAACATTCATCTTCAAACAACGTGAGGTTTGGTACAAGTTTTACCCCTCAAGCAGAAAAGGCTCTCGAGTGGAAAGATTATCTCAGCTTGTTTTATGTCTCTGAAGAAGAAGCTTCTGCACTATGGCCTCCAGTTTGCAGGTACGAAAAAAGTTAATCGTTAGATTTTCTTTAATCCTTAAACATCGTGGCTTGCACTCCTTTCGCTgacaaatatattaatatatcttTTCGGTTTTTTTAGGCAGCAAGTGTTAGATTACATGAAGAAGTCCGAAGTTGTCATTAAACAACTATTACAGGTGCTAATGAAGGGTCTAAATGTCAATGAGATTGATGCGGCAAAAGAATCATTATTGATGGGTTCAATGAGGACTAACCTTAACTACTATCCTAAATGTCCAAACCCTGAACTCACTGTCGGAGTAGGTCGTCACTCTGATGTCTCAACTCTTACAATTCTTCTTCAAGATGAGATTGGGGGACTTTTCGTAAGAGGAAACAAGGGAGATGATTGGATTCATGTTCCTCCAATTAAAGGTTCTCTTGTGATCAATGTTGGAGATGCACTACAGATAATGAGCAATGGAAGGTATAGGAGTGTTGAACATCGTGTGGTTGCTAATGGAAGTAAGAACAGAATTTCAGTCCCTATTTTTGTGAATCCAAGACCTGCTGATATGATAGGACCATTGCCTGAACTGGCCGCAAATGGTGAGAAACCAATTTACAAACAAGTTCTTTATTCAGATTACGTCAAACATTTCTTTCGTAAAGCACATGACGGGAAGAAAACAGTTGAATTTGCTGAATTATAAACATCTCTGTTTCTTTATCTAATCTAGTGAATCGATTTGTAATGAAAAATGGCtaagataaataatatatatggAACTAGCCATTCTCTATGtataagattaaaaaaaaaaaaaatctttcatttattttgaaataattaaaattgtgtcttaaatttttaattaaaaatttattattttttatataatgtttaGAACTACTTATACCCCTCCACAACCCTTAAATAGGAGAATAAGCGCACTCGAACTCATGTCCTCTTACACTGGGTAAATTTTAGAGACTTTTAAAAGACTTGTATTTTAAAACTTATCATTTCAAACTGCTAGTATTTGtaattattttgttaatttgGATAATTTTTTAGAATAGTTTAAGTTACTAATATttcaaagttaaaaaaattataaaagaagaataatgatattaatatgaataatataaaaatatgcaatataaaaataacattagatttttaaaatatataaatatatttaataatataaaatataaaaattaggaACGAAGCATAAATTTTTGTTTAGGGCAAGATAAAATCATAATCttttttgagaaaataaattaaagaattgTGTCGTAACCATCCATGAAAAACGCGAATCGACTTTTATTTtggaaatgaaaacgaaaaagacggagtcgccaccaatcctttttgatgaggtgtgatcgggtcaccttcaattaatcattttaataaaagttaagatttactaaaacgataatttttggtctacgaaaatcaaaaaatgagttcgggagtcgattcacatacgaggaaggattagcacctcgatacgcccaaaattgggacctagttgattaattagtgtcttagtgtcgaaaatttgaaaacttgaaagaatttaaaatacgatccctctttgtattaaTGCTGATTTAAAAATCATCGAATAAATTAAAACGGATGTTAAGGACCCtctcatctcgaagtaataaaatgtcacgcccagcaagttaggacacgacatctcgaactttgagaatgagcttgctcttatttaaaattcatgtattttaaccccttttaaaaggatattcggttagttagagTGAAcgaagaaaatcgaaacccagtaagttagggcacgtttcctcgaatttttgaacaccgaatattgcctttatttgcgaaaaatcttatttcgaagtAACAAAATGTcgtacccggtaagttagggcaccacacctTGCATCTCTGAAAATAAGTATTTTCTTTTTTAAACTCGTATTGTGATTAaaaagaatattccgttatttaggtaaaATGAgaagaaatcgaaacccagtaagttagggcacgattatctcgaattacctaatacgggatattacttttatgaaagaattgttttaatatattgagTAGAAAATAACGTGATTTATAGTAAAACGTAAAAGCAAATTAtggtattaatatatataataatacgATAATAGGTGTGATGATGTCAAAAACAATAATATGAacaattataaaagatgaaataatAGCAAAGCTTAGTAACATGTAAATGTAAACAAATGCATGAGAAGAATGAAATAAtcgaatacataagtaaataaataaataaataaaaataaataaaacatgacaaaataaagaaaatgataatgataacgaaaacgataataataataataataatataaataataataatggtaacaatgtaaaaaaacaattattaacaatatttcataaatatgtacatatatattaaaataaatatatgataatattaaaagtatacacgtaatatatacacaatatatataaaatatacataatatattaaaatatagacATAATATACatgaagaaatatatatatatataatgtttaaGAAGAACAAATACAcgtaatattatattaatatatatgcgTAATATGgagtataatgtatatatattaaaagaatacataTGTGACATGCGAATACATTAATAAGAACGATAATactaaaactaataataatactatataacatatatatgtataagtatTAAATAAGAATGATAATGATAGAAtgctaataaataaaaatacaagcataataacaataataaaatataatattatgaataatattaaaattaaaatagaataatgaGAAAAAAGTGGAAAAGGGACGAAATTGGATAGAAAATGAATTTTTTGAggcgaatttaaaataaataaaagaaaaggggaCTGATTTGAACACGCAAAAAACCAGGAAGGTCTAAAAGAGGAAATATCCCGACCCCCTAAAACGGCGTCGTTCGCATAGGTACCAAATTGAAAACGAAATAAATTTCAGggtaagattaaaattaaaaaaaaacttaattgcgaAGTCATGTGAAAGCGGAGGGGCCAAAAGTGCAAATAACCCTTCCGGTTCAAAAACACGAGGATCCCATGCCTGACGGGTCGGGTTGGCCCGCTCCACcccaaaacggcatcgttttatgCCTTGGGGGGGAGGACCGAAACGCTGCCGTTTCGGTCAGCCTAtaaaacccaatttttttttaaatccttcatttccttgatgtttcagaaaaaaaaaaagagagagagttcTCCCTTTCTCTCTGGAAAAATCCCAGATCCCGGCCAGGAGGGGTCGTCGGACCGCCGCAGGGTCATCGCCGGCCGCCGTCGCGCGATGGCCGAAATTTCGAAAGgtatattcttttctttttaaattttctattattttttgtgtttatagtatatatatatgcgaAATAAAAGGttctaaaaatagaaaagaaaaaaagaaaaaaaaatagaatcacctttgttttttttttttttattctatgTATTTCGGTTTCTTCAGGTTTGGTTTTTTTCTTGATTTGCTGTTGTGTGGTTTTTACTCTCTGAtttgtattttaaaatcaaatatgGTTTCTATTGCTCACAGAAATGCCCAATCCCTACAATGGTTTTGGATTTGGCcttttatagccattttacaTGATTTCTATACTATTTACTGTCTTTTCCTTGGTCTTTCAGGTGAACGGCGGTGGCAGTGGACAGGTGTGCCACTTGCACTGGTGATGTGACCATGGCGGTGGGTGGTTGGCGCTGACGGCAGAGGATAGGTTAGGGTTTCAGATTTTCTGAAACCCTAATTTGACTAATGGGTCTGGGGTTTGGGTTTGATTTAGGTTGggctttagtttttttttatttgttttaggtATTGGGCTAGGGTTGTAATGGGTTTTGGGTAGGTAGATTTGGGTTAATTTGGGTTGGGCTTGgttctggttttttttttttttgtttaaggcCCGGGCGAAATTTGGCTTGTACAAATTGTATCCTGTTGAGGAagaaaatagttattttattaagtttctTTGTTGATCTTATTTGGATGGCcttattagaataaattttttattatattaatttctaCTCTACCTTCCCCGAGTTCATTCTCGACAGAACCCattcatttaaaatattttgttagATTCTTTttgatcttcttttttttttttaatttcgttgGAAATCAATAAAGACAATTCCTATTTGAAATAGATATTTCTACAAGTATTTTATAATTCAGAAACAATTGTTTCTTGCACAGATTGTCTATTAATCTACTATAATTATTGGATACCCTCACTTAGCGAATTACTGCATTTATTCGAGTGATCCTGAAACGATGAAAATCTCTTTTTTCCCTATCTCTATCCCGATGAGCTAAAACCAAAGCTTTTATTCTTTGTTgagtaaaaatgattaaattgaatcattaattttttaaaagagtTAATATTATCTCTCTCTTTTTCATTTAGTCAAATATTAGAAAAGCCTAAATTGACTCTTTTAATTTGGAGAGAGGCTAAAGAGCAATTTTCTCATTTAGCCAAGAAGGGTTGGATAAAAATAATATTggaattaaataaaattacattttgaggtttattttttttaattttctagtACCATGTGAATTTTGAAAAATCTTTTTTTTAAAGTTGAAATTGAGTTACTCCAAATcgcttttgaaaattttaaaataaaaaaaaatcaagttaaatGTAAAAGCATTTATAGGACGAAATTATATATGTTGCTAAATAATGATATTACATGTAATAATTATGGCTACAAAAAGGTGAAATGTTGCTTAAATAAGAAAAGGtaatctacaaaaatagtcacttttgtttgccttaggttacattttagtcacttatgtttgagaTGTTATGTTTGAGtcacttatattattattttgttacgaagtgatcactctaccgttaagttccgttatctctctaacggtaatcctacgtggcagtccaactagattttaagtgcaaACTTGGATTTCTAAAcgggatgaaaatagatttttaattaaaaaatttaattaattaaaatttttaaacctaaaccttaactaaaaaaactTTTCATatcctctttttaatttttcttccatCTCTTCTTTTTACcaatgggttttttttttcatttgactgGAAATactattattaagatcaaaatagttgaaatcaagaataagaaagaataattaaaaattttaattaattaaattttttaattaaaaatctattttcatcccatttagaaattcaagttggcacttaaaatctagttggactgccacgtaggattaccgttagagagataacggaacttaacggtagagtgatcacttcgtaacaaaataataacataagtgactaaaacgtaatattttaaacataagtgactaaaatgtaacctgaggcaaacaaaagtgactatttttgtagattaCCCATAAGAAAATTTATGCAACAATAATTCATGTGTTatagaaaattaataaaacaataaaaaagtgGATGAAAATACGAGATAATTTTTCATTGTCGTATTTTCACTTACAAGGTGCTATTTATAAGCTCCTTTACATTTAATTACATTTAATGAAGTAAGTTTTCTTAATTACTCCATTTAATGATCTCTTTGTTATAAATGAAATAAAGAGTTTTATTACTTAAATATGCTTAGGGGGTTATAGACATCCATTTAATTTacaacactcccccttggatgtctttttaaataaaaatatgccTTATTAAAACCTTTATTAAGAAAAACCCCGTGGGATAAAAACctgatgaaggaaaaagagtacacaatctccTATTACAAGTTGCCTCGTTAAAAACCTTTACCAGGAAAACCCAGTGGGACAAAACattggttaaaggaaaagaatACAACATGTTTTAGACTCCCCCTAATGGCGACATCACATTATACCTTTGAGTCGACGCATTCCAATCTTGTTTCgtagtctttcaaatgttgaagttgacaatgccttggtaaaaagatttgctaaattatcactagaacaaatttgttgaacttctatgtcacctttcttctcaagatcatgagtgaataataattttggtgaaatatgttttgttctgtcacctttgatataaccaccctttaattgagctatacatgctgcattatcttcgtataagatagttggcatattttcctgtaaaggcaaattacatatcttctggatATGTTAGGTTAATAATcttagccaaacacactctcggcttgcctcatgcattgcaattatttcagcatgatttgaagaggcagcagctaatgtttgctttgttgaacgccatgatatggcaatacctccacatgtaaataaatatcccaTTTGAGATCGACCTTTATATGGATCCGATAAATATCCAGCATCAGCATAACCaactaatagggattttgaatcatttgaataaaataactcCATATCAATGGCTCCTTtgagatatctaaatacatgtttaattccattccaatgtctacgtgttggagaaaaactaaatcttgctaacaagtttacagcaaaagctatatcaggtcttgtgttatttgcaagatacatcaatgctcctatggcacttagatatggtacttcaggaccaagaaactcttcatcattctcACAAGGACGAAATTGgtctttattcacatctaacgaTCGTACAACCATCGGGGTACTCAATGGATGTGTTTTATCATCTTTTTCGTATAACTTGACTGATGGACATGAATTCCATCTTTTAAATGCTCGATCTGCAGGCCaagacaaaattttgtttttccatgatctttcatctcaaattcgtTCTGTAAATAATTTATTGCATTTTGAAGCTCTTTAGGAGTTCCAAGaatatttagatcatcaacataaatagAAATTATCACAAAGTTTGATTCAGactttttttataaaaacacatgggcagattggattatttttataaccttcttttaacaaatattcactaagacgattgtaccacatacgtccagattgttttaatccatataaacttttctttaatctgattgagcaattttcccgggaaactctatatctttcagggattttaaatccttctggaattttcatataaatttcactatcaagtgtaccatacaaatagttgtaacaacatccattagacgcatgtcaagtttttcacgTACTACCAGACTAATAAGGTATCTAAAtgtgattgcatccaccacaggagaatatgtctcttcataatcaaAGCCGGGTCTTTGCgaaaatccttgtgctacaagTTGTGATTTATATGTTacgacttcatttttctcatttcattttagcacaaatatccatttatatccTATCGGCTTTACATATTTAGGTGTTTGGACTATAGGTCAAAAAAGCTCAGTTAAGAAAGTGAATTTAATTCTGCTTGAATTGcgtctttccattttggccaatcttttctatttctacattcctcaatagatttaggctcaggatcctcattttcttttgttatttcaATAGCAACATTATAAGCTAAATTGTTGTTGGCAACTATATTTTTTCGATTCTATCTTTTTCCTGAAGTAACATAATTTATTGAGATTTCTTTGATATCACCATTTTCAGGTACCTGAACCTTTTCTGGGGTTTTTTGATTAGTTATATCTTTGGCTTCTTCTAGGGCACTTGCCTCCACAATATTACCATCTTAAATAATTGCTCCTTTCCTTTtacgaggatttttatctttggaaccgatTGGCCTTCCACGCTTCAGGCgtggattactttcttttgcactaacaatttgccttattgggatatcaattcgtattggagcattttcagctagtatgtgagattttgtaattctctttAGGTCAGTAAATGAATCTGGCAGTTGATTGGCAATGTTCTGCAAATGTATAATCCTTTGAAATTCTTGTTCACATTGACTTGTACGAGGATCTAATTGAGAAATGATGATCCATTCCATGTAATTTCTTTGACCAATTGTATTTTCTCTCCCCCTAATATTGGGAATGTTGTTTCATCAAAATGACAATCAATAAATCGTGCAGTAAATAAATCTCCAGTTAATGGGtcaacatatttaattatagaaGGAGATTCATAACCAACATATATTCCCAACCTCCTTTGAGGACCCACTTTGTGCGTTGTAGTGGAGCAATTGGAATATATACTGCACATCTAAAAAttctaagatgggaaatatttgacTCCTGACCAAAAGCCAATTGTAATGAAGAGTACTTATTATAACTTTTTGGCCTTAAGCGCACAAGTGCTGCTGCATGCAAAATAGCATATCCCCAAGATGTAACAGGGAGTTTTGTTCTCATGAATAATGGCcgagctattagttggaggcgtTTGATAAACGATTCAGCTAAACcgttttgtgtatgaacatgagctataggatgttcaacttttatcccaattgacatacaataatcattaaaaacttgggatgtaaactcaccaacattatCAAGATGAATAGTTTTGATTGCATAATCTGGAAATTGTGTTCTTAATCGAATTATTTGAGCAAGTAGTTGATAATAAGCACACATGTGACCACCTACTAGAAGCATCTATTAATACCATAAAATATCTAAAtggtccacatggtggatgaatgggccaCATATATCACCTTGAATACGTTCCAAAAATGCTGGAGATTCAATCCCAACTTTAGCTGGTAAtggtctaataatcaattttccttGAGAACAAGCGACACAAGATAAATCCTTGAATTCAAGattcttttggttctttaatgggTGTCCAATTGAATTCTCGATGATTCTTCGCATCATAATAGATCCGGGATAGCCTAATCGGTCATgccaaatattaaaaatatgtggctctacaaacttctggtttgtagtaacatgtgactcaattgcactaatatgtgtataatataaacCTGATGAAAAAGCAGGTAGCCTTTCCAAAATATATTTCTTTCCACATTCAACATTTGTGATATATAGATATTCAACATTTTTCTCATTcatagtctcaatatgatatccattaagacgaatatctttaaaccttaataaatttctttgagacttGGTGGAATATAAAGCATCATCAATGATAAATTTTGTACCCTTAGGTAATAATATAATAGCTCTCTCAGAGCCTTCAATAAGTTTTGAACTGCCCGATATTGTATTAACATGGGCATTACTCATtgtcaaatgagaaaaatatttttttatctttGAGAATCGTATGTGTTGTAGCACTATCTGCAAGACACATGTTTTCATTGATTTTGGGTCCATcgaaattttgttgaatattcacattcttcataaaaacaaacaaaatataatatgagaaatattacaaatatttattaaatatataaattattcattatgcaagaaaataaaatatacttaaaaCAACAGAAAAATGTCAAAATAAATCAATTTTTCTAATGATTCTCAAAGAAATCTGCCACATCTAGGTGAGTTGTTATCCTTTTTCTCAATCTCAACATGAATGATTTAATTCTTAACTATCTTTTCGATAAAATTTCCGGGCTAAATACCGATACGAAAAAACTAAGCCTACTGGAAATGGCACTGAGACAGGCTTTATCACAGGATTGAATCTGCCCGGACTTGATTTGATGATCCGCCCTTTCCATGGGGCACAGGCCTTAGGGACGTAGGAACTTGCTGGCTATTGAAACTATCCTTACTTTATTAACGGGAACTGACTTGACTCGCTAGGGGTAGGGCTGAGGATCCAGCATCCCAACCTGAATTAGAGGGGCGCTCCAATTCGAAGCGTGGGCTACTAAGGAAGGCCCCTTTCCATATCGGGTAGAG contains:
- the LOC108463463 gene encoding feruloyl CoA ortho-hydroxylase F6H1-3-like gives rise to the protein MAPTLADPFNDSSALINFVINQGNGVKGLSELGLKALPKQYIQPLEERMCMTSFVPQGSIPIIDMSNWEDPNVAKSICDAASEWGFFQIVNHDVPVEVLENVKDATYNFFRLPAEVKNKYSKEHSSSNNVRFGTSFTPQAEKALEWKDYLSLFYVSEEEASALWPPVCRQQVLDYMKKSEVVIKQLLQVLMKGLNVNEIDAAKESLLMGSMRTNLNYYPKCPNPELTVGVGRHSDVSTLTILLQDEIGGLFVRGNKGDDWIHVPPIKGSLVINVGDALQIMSNGRYRSVEHRVVANGSKNRISVPIFVNPRPADMIGPLPELAANGEKPIYKQVLYSDYVKHFFRKAHDGKKTVEFAEL